A single Candidatus Methylomirabilota bacterium DNA region contains:
- a CDS encoding FtsH protease activity modulator HflK, with protein ELQDVTPPDPVKPAFNEVNEARQDRERTINQAQEQANREIPKARGEAARTITEAEGYAIARVNRANGEAARFEAILEEYRRAPEVTRRRLYLEALGAILPEAKALYIVDGDQKALVPWLHVEAGDRPAPGGKQP; from the coding sequence GAGCTCCAGGACGTGACGCCCCCGGATCCCGTCAAGCCCGCCTTCAACGAGGTGAACGAGGCGCGCCAGGACCGGGAACGGACGATCAACCAGGCCCAGGAGCAGGCCAACCGGGAGATCCCCAAGGCCAGGGGCGAGGCGGCCCGGACAATCACCGAGGCCGAGGGGTACGCCATCGCGCGCGTCAACCGGGCCAACGGAGAGGCCGCGCGATTCGAGGCCATTCTGGAGGAGTACCGGCGGGCCCCGGAGGTCACTCGCCGCCGCCTGTACCTGGAAGCCCTGGGCGCCATCTTGCCCGAGGCGAAGGCTCTGTACATCGTGGACGGCGATCAGAAGGCCCTGGTGCCCTGGCTCCACGTGGAGGCGGGTGACAGGCCCGCCCCAGGAGGGAAACAGCCATGA